One window of the Rosa rugosa chromosome 3, drRosRugo1.1, whole genome shotgun sequence genome contains the following:
- the LOC133736525 gene encoding thioredoxin M-type, chloroplastic-like → MALENCLQLSTVCTTRVGAAQCYQPFSSKEKLIVPTCNGLRKSGLKFSSSSSFVARPKSTRFQKSGFVCKAREAVDQVQVVTDSSWNNLVIASENPVLVEFWAPWCGPCRMIAPVIDELAKEYAGKINCFKLNTDDSPNTATQYGIRSIPTVLFFKGGEKKESVIGAVPKSTLSATIEKYVDL, encoded by the exons ATGGCTCTGGAAAACTGCTTGCAACTAAGCACAGTGTGCACTACTAGGGTTGGTGCAGCACAATGCTACCAGCCATTTTCTTCTAAAGAGAAGCTTATTGTGCCAACTTGTAATGGATTGAGGAAGTCTGGTTTGAAGTTCTCCTCATCTTCATCCTTCGTCGCCCGTCCGAAAAGCACTCGGTTCCAGAAATCCGGCTTTGTTTGCAAAGCTCGTGAAGCTGTGGATCAAG TTCAAGTGGTGACAGATTCAAGCTGGAATAACCTTGTCATTGCAAGTGAGAACCCAGTTCTGGTGGAGTTTTGGGCACCATGGTGTGGACCATGCCGGATGATTGCTCCGGTGATCGACGAGTTGGCAAAAGAATATGCTGGGAAGATAAACTGCTTCAAGCTCAACACTGATGACAGCCCCAACACTGCCACTCAATATGGCATAAGGAGTATTCCCACCGTGCTCTTCTTCAAAGgtggagagaagaaagaaagtgTTATTGGTGCAGTGCCCAAGTCCACCTTGTCTGCTACCATAGAAAAATATGTAGATCTTTAA
- the LOC133736524 gene encoding glutamate--tRNA ligase, chloroplastic/mitochondrial gives MATLVAMPRMRLKFTSFPPFLGQSYRPRRLSLFNGRRTFSVSASATPDQVRVRFAPSPTGNLHVGGARTALFNYLFARSNGGKFVLRIEDTDLERSTKESEEAVLQDLSWLGLDWDEGPGVDGDYGPYRQSERNSLYKQYAEKLLESGYVYRCFCSSEELEKMKEIAKLKQLPPVYSGKWTSATDEEVQEELEKGTPYTYRFRVPKEGSLKINDLIRGQVSWNLDTLGDFVIMRSNGQPVYNFCVTVDDATMAISHVIRAEEHLPNTLRQALIYKALGFPMPSFAHVSLILAPDRSKLSKRHGATSVGQFREMGYLPQAMVNYLALLGWGDGTENEFFTLEQLVEKFSIGRVNKSGAIFDNTKLRWMNGQHLRALPSEELKKRIGEQWKSSGILTESEGSFVEDAVELLKDGIDLVPDADKALSDLLAYPLQATLTSPEAKPLLEDNLSEFSASFIAAYDNGELLAALEEGHAGWKNWVKSFGKSLKRKGKSLFMPLRVLLTGKFHGPDMGASVLLLHKAGKYGVVTPQTGFVTLDERFNKLRQVDWEALTKDQPLLETAEAVSN, from the exons ATGGCGACCCTGGTCGCAATGCCCAGGATGAGACTCAAATTCACATCCTTCCCTCCATTTCTGGGCCAATCCTACAGGCCCAGAAGACTCTCACTCTTCAATGGCAGAAGGACCTTCTCAGTCTCGGCTTCTGCAACCCCAGACCAAGTACGTGTCCGCTTTGCTCCTTCTCCTACTGGGAATCTCCACGTTGGTGGAGCCAGAACCGCCCTCTTCAATTACCTCTTTGCCAG GTCCAATGGAGGCAAGTTTGTTTTGAGAATTGAAGACACTGATTTGGAGAGGTCTACTAAGGAATCTGAGGAGGCTGTGTTGCAGGATCTCTCTTGGCTTGGTCTTGATTGGGATGAAG GACCCGGTGTGGATGGAGATTATGGGCCATATCGGCAATCAGAAAGAAATTCTTTGTACAAGCAGTATGCTGAGAAGCTTTTAGAGTCTGGTTATGTCTATCGTTGCTTTTGCTCTAGCGAG GAActagaaaaaatgaaggagatTGCAAAGCTGAAGCAACTGCCTCCAGTATACTCAGGAAAGTGGACCAGTGCAACTGATGAAGAAGTACAAGAAGAGCTGGAAAAAGGAACTCCTTACACATATAGGTTTCGTGTTCCAAAGGAAGGAAGTCTGAAGATCAATGATCTCATTCGAGGGCAG GTCAGTTGGAACTTGGACACTCTTGGAGATTTTGTAATTATGAGAAGCAATGGGCAACCAGTGTACAATTTTTGTGTCACAGTTGATGATGCTACCATGGCTATCTCACATGTTATTAG AGCAGAGGAGCATTTACCAAATACTCTAAGGCAAGCGTTGATATATAAG GCACTAGGATTTCCAATGCCTTCCTTTGCACATGTATCCTTAATTCTTGCACCTGATCGAAGTAAGTTATCAAAAAGGCATGGAGCAACTTCAGTGGGCCAG TTTAGGGAGATGGGCTATCTACCACAGGCAATGGTGAACTACTTGGCACTGTTAGGTTGGGGTGATGGCACTGAAAATGAATTTTTCACCCTGGAGCAGCTAG TTGAAAAATTTTCAATTGGTCGTGTCAACAAAAGTGGTGCCATTTTCGACAATACCAAGTTAAG GTGGATGAATGGTCAACACTTACGAGCTCTTCCATCAGAGGAGTTGAAAAAGCGTATTGGTGAGCAATGGAAAAGTAGCGGTATCCTTACAGAATCAGAGGGTTCATTTGTAGAA GATGCAGTTGAGCTTCTTAAGGATGGGATTGATTTGGTACCAGATGCAGATAAAGCACTCTCAGACTTGCTAGCATATCCTTTACAGGCCACTTTAACCAG TCCGGAAGCCAAACCTCTCTTAGAAGACAACCTGTCTGAGTTTTCTGCCAGTTTCATAGCTGCTTATGACAATGGTGAACTCCTTGCCGCACTTGAAGAAGGCCATGCTGGTTGGAAGAACTGGGTGAAGAGCTTTGGCAAATCACTTAAGCGGAAG GGAAAATCACTTTTCATGCCCCTACGAGTGCTGTTAACAGGAAAGTTTCACGGCCCAGATATGGGGGCTAGCGTGCTTTTACTGCACAAAGCTGGAAAATATGGtgttgttactcctcaaactggGTTTGTGACACTGGATGAGAGGTTCAACAAATTGCGACAAGTTGACTGGGAAGCATTAACCAAGGATCAGCCTCTCCTGGAGACCGCAGAGGCAGTATCAAATTGA